Proteins from a single region of Apium graveolens cultivar Ventura chromosome 7, ASM990537v1, whole genome shotgun sequence:
- the LOC141674914 gene encoding uncharacterized protein LOC141674914: protein MANARLSYQDMINPLFLHPSDNVNSIQVDKLEGSSNYRAWKRAMEINLISKRKLGFLKGTVLIHVDGLVKAEMWETSDNMVISWITANVSPTIKRSVIYMTSSKEIWDNLELRFSLTNGSRKYKLSKDLYDIKQGHLSVNDYYTAMRTVWEELDSMNVLPAIPNPTVEVTKLLAEIALQREESKLFQFLNGLNEVYAPQRSQLLLANPLPSVENASYVMQQEEAQRELLQ from the coding sequence aTGGCTAATGCTCGCCTCTCTTATCAAGACATGATTAACCCATTATTCTTGCATCCGTCTGATAATGTCAATTCTATTCAAGTTGACAAGCTTGAAGGCAGTTCTAATTATAGAGCGTGGAAAAGAGCCATGGAGATAAATTTAATCTCTAAACGGAAGCTTGGATTCTTGAAAGGAACAGTTCTAATACATGTGGATGGTCTTGTGAAGGCAGAGATGTGGGAAACCAGTGATAATATGGTAATTTCTTGGATCACTGCTAATGTTTCCCCTACTATTAAGCGATCTGTTATTTATATGACTTCTTCTAAAGAAATCTGGGATAATCTAGAGCTGCGTTTTTCTTTAACAAATGGATCTCGCAAATATAAACTTAGTAAAGATTTATATGATATCAAACAAGGTCATCTCAGTGTCAATGACTACTATACTGCAATGCGAACAGTCTGGGAGGAGTTAGACTCCATGAATGTGTTACCTGCTATTCCAAACCCCACTGTTGAGGTTACAAAACTCTTGGCTGAAATCGCCCTCCAGAGAGAAGAATCTAAGTTGTTTCAATTCTTGAATGGATTAAATGAAGTTTATGCTCCACAAAGGAGCCAGTTATTGCTCGCTAACCCTTTACCAAGTGTGGAAAATGCTTCATATGTTATGCAGCAAGAGGAAGCTCAAAGAGAGTTGCTGCAATGA
- the LOC141674915 gene encoding F-box/kelch-repeat protein At3g23880-like, producing MSRAVRRATSFDDLPDDISFNIFFRVPVKSLIRSSAVSKSWYSLVKNPNFVSAHISHSISSLNEDTVLLIPTAMMHVKHCYLVSAETGFVFDKYEVPFTTAIDNLTLVGSVNGLVCFTYVDYVASYPSLYVWNPSLRKYRCIVSSSFRKRYPSEVLISFAHGFGFHEDSGDYRVVRIMYVNDRRDELTPRVEVFSLRNNKWRPCRTKNTILPRVDSRTGITVNSTVYWLKRGSYTTNSEGVWILWYDFNSEVFGEIKLPDDVCYEKIADFQLMKFEGSLSVCVRYRPTKIKKSLTEIKNKKKLRQRCCIWLISHEDDIVSSTLRFRVVLKKFGEPLNITNGGDLLMKRSFAWRTSATVLSCNLKKMQYRRLKFPKAPYRVETSFIESLAGDELLISAK from the coding sequence ATGTCGAGGGCTGTTCGACGTGCGACGTCTTTTGACGATCTTCCTGATGATATCTCATTCAATATTTTCTTTCGAGTTCCGGTAAAATCCCTGATTCGATCATCTGCGGTGAGCAAATCATGGTATTCTCTCGTAAAAAACCCGAACTTCGTGTCGGCTCACATCAGCCATTCAATCTCCTCCTTAAATGAAGATACCGTGTTGTTAATCCCTACTGCTATGATGCATGTTAAGCACTGCTACTTAGTTTCAGCTGAAACGGGTTTCGTTTTCGACAAGTATGAGGTTCCATTTACAACTGCTATTGATAATTTGACACTAGTTGGGTCAGTGAATGGACTTGTTTGTTTCACCTATGTAGATTATGTTGCGAGCTACCCGAGTTTGTATGTGTGGAATCCTTCTCTTAGAAAATACAGATGCATTGTTTCGTCTTCTTTTAGGAAGCGGTATCCTTCTGAGGTCTTGATTTCTTTTGCACACGGGTTTGGATTTCACGAAGACTCTGGTGATTACAGAGTTGTTAGGATTATGTATGTTAATGATAGAAGAGATGAACTTACTCCTAGGGTTGAGGTTTTTAGTTTAAGGAATAATAAGTGGAGGCCCTGCAGGACTAAAAACACGATACTGCCTAGAGTTGATTCGAGAACTGGTATAACTGTTAATAGTACAGTCTACTGGTTAAAACGAGGAAGCTATACGACGAATTCTGAAGGAGTGTGGATCCTGTGGTATGATTTCAATAGTGAGGTGTTCGGGGAAATAAAATTGCCTGATGATGTTTGCTATGAGAAAATCGCGGATTTTCAACTAATGAAGTTTGAGGGTTCACTTTCTGTTTGTGTTCGTTATCGCCCAACTAAGATTAAGAAGAGCTTAACTGAGATCAAGAATAAGAAAAAGTTGCGCCAGCGTTGTTGCATATGGCTAATTAGCCATGAAGATGATATCGTCTCCTCCACTCTTCGGTTTAGAGTTGTTCTGAAGAAATTTGGGGAGCCTTTGAATATTACAAATGGCGGAGACCTTTTAATGAAGAGATCATTTGCTTGGAGAACTTCTGCAACTGTGCTGTCATGTAATCTCAAGAAGATGCAATATAGAAGACTTAAATTTCCTAAGGCTCCTTATAGAGTAGAAACTTCTTTTATAGAGAGTTTAGCTGGAGATGAACTGTTGATATCTGCAAAGTGA